A section of the Roseivirga sp. BDSF3-8 genome encodes:
- a CDS encoding fibronectin type III domain-containing protein — MGLGNLYAQTYEVNPGTVSYRITDDNIGTQLQVGTYYGAPGGAMAGFNSEEYEDLYLRRSGGQLVYNWLMNGRLLFPNNYDPNREYPMIVMLHGAGESGVQWPGRRIYSTDDPRYLNNDHNLYHGGRVHQNATKRDPSQSNSFDGFIFFPQNRGGWFANNNDIHAITFIEELIDMYPIDRLRIYVHGLSDGGQGVWRVLRRRPDLFAAALPMSGEVIQDYTTTDYRNTLHVPIWQFQGGTDPNPRESTSRQALQPYYDNGGTPIFQVYENLGHGVWNTAYNEPDFFPFMKRHSKLSIHPFYGRTEFCAADNWSTTIGISPGFEAYEWSRNNQTITNSNNNNLQVTQYGDYRVRIRLEGQWTEWSDPLPITERPLTDHADIVASGTTVLPGLDGSTSVTLSTEESYELYDWRIQASGGAVTNSSNASIQVSDTRRVSVSVREAGGCISNYGLPVYVVNNGPVDLPAPSDLITTPRNETAINIFWNDNSTTETGFEVWRSTSASGPWQFVKLIDANETAYVDRNLSSEQTYFYQVRGVYENGSSPYIGPESASPVADMNAPTAPTNLEIVMADVDRIGLRWDASTDNVGVAQYRIYRDGVQVGTTTATEFEMTGLPTETYYSFYVVAEDISGNLSAPSNYVEGATILVGLNYLLYAGGTWDVIADFQDWPALDQGIVNNFDISVRTKAWDQDDYFAFKFTGYIYIDEAANYTFRTRSDDGSNVIVDGNKVQDNDGLHGAGSWVAGNQVYLTQGPHSIEVNYFERTGGQRLDVQWQKNGGSWTNIPDEVLRSANYITPGAPPVPQGLQASTQSMTEINLTWNAPTPTVVVLGSSTAEGVGATAGNSWVELLDAHYSTTFSSHQVVNLAQGGFTTYHIMPDGNSVSGRPTPDTNRNITEALSLNPDFIIVNLPSNDVQQGYTNTETMNNLIAVKQAAAAQGVDVFFTTTQPRDIDVTSRDRLAEQAGLIKSTFGPFSIGIFNLLADSNNRIRPAYASGDGVHLNNAGHAVIYDQVKAKTDPYSGATAGFQIFRSTTSGGTYASIATTGAGTTSYIDSDLIPGRTYYYKLKSVSTSGDSDFSAMVSATTQADTEAPTVPQNLELLSKSYSTIGFRWDASTDNLAVKEYVINYTSGSSSTSGGRVEAGARTQETGSAVTTQTSYILEDMSPETTYTITVLARDAAGNESAPSAPLVVITNLAPPPLPVEFLSFTATLDGTDVLLKWQTATEQENDYFTVERSTDLETFTAVGRVDGAGDSNEVLSYSFTDGFVPQGSVYYRIKQTDFNGDFDYSRVVAVQNNALTETLAVNVFPNPTESGRIFITANTGNQGSEIMVEMMDIRGARLYQRAFSPSELVNRNIASDVNLTPGLYIFNVIQGDTRIQKKIIIR, encoded by the coding sequence ATGGGTTTAGGAAACTTGTATGCACAGACGTACGAGGTAAATCCCGGTACGGTATCTTACAGGATAACTGATGACAATATCGGAACACAGCTTCAGGTAGGCACCTATTACGGTGCTCCGGGGGGTGCCATGGCTGGCTTCAACAGTGAAGAATACGAAGACCTTTACCTGCGTCGCTCAGGAGGTCAGCTTGTTTACAACTGGCTGATGAACGGTCGTTTGTTATTCCCAAATAATTATGATCCCAACCGTGAGTATCCCATGATTGTGATGCTGCATGGTGCCGGTGAGTCAGGCGTTCAGTGGCCGGGCCGCAGGATTTATTCCACAGACGACCCCCGCTACCTGAATAACGACCACAACTTATACCATGGTGGCCGTGTGCATCAGAATGCTACCAAGCGAGACCCTTCTCAGAGCAACTCATTCGACGGGTTCATCTTTTTCCCTCAGAACCGAGGCGGATGGTTTGCTAATAACAATGATATTCATGCCATCACCTTCATTGAGGAATTAATTGACATGTACCCTATCGACCGTCTGCGTATTTACGTGCATGGCCTTTCTGATGGTGGCCAGGGTGTATGGAGAGTCTTAAGAAGAAGGCCTGACCTTTTTGCCGCCGCCCTCCCTATGTCCGGTGAGGTAATTCAGGATTATACAACTACTGATTACCGGAACACTCTTCATGTGCCCATTTGGCAGTTTCAGGGCGGAACCGACCCTAACCCCCGTGAAAGCACTTCACGGCAGGCACTTCAGCCATATTACGACAATGGTGGCACCCCTATCTTCCAGGTTTATGAGAACCTTGGTCATGGTGTATGGAATACTGCTTACAATGAGCCGGACTTCTTCCCCTTCATGAAGCGCCACTCCAAGCTTAGCATTCATCCTTTCTATGGCAGAACAGAATTTTGTGCAGCGGATAACTGGAGTACCACTATCGGTATATCTCCCGGTTTTGAAGCATATGAGTGGAGCCGTAATAATCAAACGATTACTAACTCTAACAATAACAACCTGCAGGTAACGCAGTACGGAGACTACAGGGTACGCATTCGGCTGGAAGGCCAGTGGACGGAGTGGTCTGACCCTCTCCCTATCACTGAGAGACCCCTTACTGACCACGCGGACATTGTAGCCAGCGGTACGACAGTACTTCCCGGTCTTGACGGCAGTACCTCTGTTACGCTAAGCACTGAAGAAAGCTATGAGCTTTACGACTGGAGAATCCAGGCGTCAGGCGGAGCTGTCACAAACTCATCAAATGCTTCTATCCAGGTTTCAGACACCCGCCGGGTTTCCGTAAGTGTGAGAGAAGCCGGTGGCTGTATCAGTAATTATGGCTTACCCGTATATGTGGTAAATAACGGTCCTGTGGATCTACCTGCTCCTTCTGACCTGATCACCACCCCCCGTAACGAAACGGCCATAAACATTTTCTGGAACGACAACTCTACTACCGAAACAGGCTTTGAGGTATGGAGAAGTACATCTGCATCCGGCCCATGGCAGTTTGTTAAGCTTATTGATGCTAATGAAACAGCTTACGTAGACCGCAACCTGTCTTCCGAACAGACTTACTTCTACCAGGTACGTGGTGTATATGAAAATGGCAGCTCTCCTTATATAGGACCAGAGAGTGCCTCACCAGTTGCTGACATGAATGCCCCTACGGCTCCTACCAACCTGGAGATCGTAATGGCTGACGTTGACAGAATAGGTTTGCGCTGGGATGCCAGCACGGACAATGTAGGTGTAGCACAATACAGAATTTATCGTGACGGGGTACAGGTAGGTACTACCACCGCTACTGAGTTTGAAATGACTGGCCTGCCTACTGAAACATATTACAGCTTTTATGTAGTAGCGGAAGATATTTCCGGCAACCTTTCGGCACCAAGTAACTACGTGGAAGGCGCTACCATCCTGGTAGGGCTTAATTACCTGCTGTATGCCGGTGGTACCTGGGATGTAATTGCAGACTTCCAGGACTGGCCAGCATTGGATCAGGGTATTGTTAACAACTTCGATATCAGTGTCCGTACCAAAGCATGGGACCAGGATGATTACTTTGCCTTCAAATTTACAGGCTATATCTACATTGACGAAGCGGCCAACTACACTTTCCGCACCAGGTCTGATGATGGGTCAAACGTAATCGTTGATGGCAATAAGGTGCAGGACAATGACGGACTGCACGGAGCAGGATCATGGGTAGCGGGTAACCAGGTTTACCTGACGCAGGGTCCTCACTCAATAGAGGTAAATTACTTTGAAAGAACCGGTGGTCAGAGACTGGATGTACAATGGCAGAAAAACGGAGGGTCATGGACTAATATCCCTGACGAAGTGCTTCGCAGTGCCAACTACATTACTCCTGGTGCACCTCCTGTACCTCAGGGCTTGCAGGCCAGCACTCAGTCCATGACTGAGATTAACCTGACCTGGAATGCCCCCACCCCTACTGTAGTCGTATTAGGATCATCCACTGCCGAGGGCGTGGGCGCTACGGCTGGCAATAGTTGGGTAGAGCTACTGGACGCTCACTACAGCACTACGTTCTCTTCACATCAGGTTGTAAACCTGGCCCAGGGAGGCTTTACTACCTATCACATCATGCCCGACGGTAATAGTGTAAGTGGTCGTCCTACGCCAGATACAAACCGCAATATCACTGAGGCCCTGAGCCTCAACCCGGACTTCATTATTGTAAACCTTCCCAGCAACGATGTGCAGCAAGGTTATACAAATACGGAGACGATGAACAACCTCATTGCCGTAAAGCAAGCGGCTGCGGCCCAGGGAGTAGATGTGTTCTTCACGACTACCCAGCCGAGGGACATCGATGTAACCAGCCGTGACAGGCTTGCCGAACAGGCGGGACTTATCAAGTCTACCTTCGGGCCGTTCAGCATTGGTATATTCAACCTGCTAGCTGACAGTAATAACCGCATTCGCCCTGCCTACGCATCAGGGGACGGTGTACACTTAAATAACGCCGGGCATGCGGTGATCTATGATCAGGTAAAAGCCAAAACAGACCCTTACTCAGGGGCTACGGCTGGTTTCCAGATCTTCAGGTCTACCACATCAGGCGGAACATATGCAAGCATAGCCACCACAGGAGCAGGCACTACAAGCTATATAGATTCAGACCTTATCCCTGGTCGTACCTATTATTACAAGCTGAAGTCGGTATCCACCAGCGGTGACTCTGACTTTAGCGCAATGGTTAGCGCTACCACACAGGCAGACACTGAGGCTCCCACGGTTCCTCAGAATCTGGAACTGCTGTCTAAGTCTTATTCTACCATCGGATTCAGATGGGATGCTTCTACGGATAATCTTGCGGTGAAGGAGTATGTCATCAACTACACTTCCGGCTCTTCGAGTACTTCGGGTGGAAGAGTAGAAGCGGGTGCCCGCACCCAGGAAACTGGTAGTGCCGTGACTACGCAGACTTCGTACATTCTGGAAGACATGAGTCCGGAGACTACCTATACCATTACGGTACTGGCCCGGGATGCTGCCGGAAATGAGTCTGCGCCATCAGCGCCGCTGGTAGTTATTACCAACCTCGCTCCTCCCCCGCTACCTGTTGAGTTCCTAAGCTTTACCGCTACACTTGACGGAACGGATGTACTACTGAAATGGCAGACAGCTACTGAGCAGGAGAACGATTATTTTACTGTAGAGCGCAGCACTGATCTGGAAACCTTTACTGCTGTAGGCAGGGTAGATGGGGCCGGTGACAGCAATGAAGTGCTTAGCTACTCTTTCACGGATGGCTTTGTACCTCAGGGCAGTGTTTACTACCGTATCAAGCAGACGGACTTCAATGGTGACTTCGACTACTCAAGGGTGGTAGCGGTACAGAATAACGCGCTAACCGAAACACTGGCGGTGAATGTGTTCCCTAACCCTACTGAGAGCGGCCGTATATTCATCACAGCCAATACCGGCAACCAGGGTAGCGAGATCATGGTAGAGATGATGGACATACGAGGTGCCAGACTGTACCAGCGTGCCTTTAGCCCTTCTGAACTTGTCAACAGAAACATTGCTTCTGATGTGAACCTCACACCAGGGCTCTATATCTTCAACGTGATCCAGGGTGATACCCGGATTCAGAAGAAGATCATTATCAGATAA
- a CDS encoding GMC oxidoreductase: MKSHYDLIVVGTGFASSFFLHKYLESAPAGASVLVLERGVFRPHAERVQARRKDKTLSGINWTESQAAYENETPEKHWVFNPNFGGGSNCWTGCTPRFMPNDFRMQSTYGVGMDWPFGYDELAPYYDEAERLMNISGPEETPFPKEGPYPLPAHALSETDKLLQQAYGTDYISQPTARASQAIASRGGCCSSAVCSLCPVNAKYTIENGFRSLYEDERVEVVYEAQAYALHTNGQSARSLVFRHGDEDKEVMADAIGLGANAIFNAHILLNSGDSLYHTGRGLSEQVGMYMMVYLDGVDNVGGGSIIPANGYMLYDGEHRRKESAILIESHNTPFIRSDFGKWRQIARYKFVMEDIPREDNRVMTTGDPLKPKTIYKGHSDFVNRTVPTLAEKANRVFSPLPVERIDLDGYLQKSEYHICSTHRMSAQPGEGVTDAGLVHHRYRNVFVLGSGAFPTMSPANPTLTLAALSLRAADKAFNRQRV, from the coding sequence ATGAAATCACATTACGACCTCATCGTGGTGGGTACGGGCTTTGCCTCGTCCTTTTTTCTCCACAAGTACCTGGAGAGTGCACCGGCAGGTGCCTCAGTGCTGGTGTTGGAGCGAGGTGTGTTCAGGCCCCATGCCGAACGGGTACAGGCCCGCCGAAAAGACAAAACCTTATCAGGTATAAACTGGACAGAATCGCAGGCAGCGTATGAAAACGAGACCCCTGAGAAGCACTGGGTATTCAACCCGAACTTCGGAGGTGGCTCCAACTGCTGGACGGGGTGCACGCCGCGGTTTATGCCAAATGATTTCCGGATGCAAAGCACCTATGGGGTGGGGATGGACTGGCCCTTTGGCTACGACGAACTGGCTCCATACTATGATGAGGCAGAGCGGCTGATGAATATTTCCGGTCCGGAGGAAACACCTTTTCCAAAGGAAGGCCCCTACCCCCTGCCGGCGCATGCACTATCAGAAACGGACAAGCTCCTGCAACAAGCGTATGGCACGGACTACATTTCACAGCCTACCGCCAGGGCCAGTCAGGCAATAGCCTCCCGGGGAGGGTGCTGCAGCAGTGCAGTATGCAGTCTGTGCCCTGTAAATGCAAAGTACACGATAGAAAACGGCTTCCGCAGCTTGTATGAAGACGAGCGTGTGGAGGTAGTATATGAAGCCCAGGCTTATGCCCTGCATACCAATGGCCAGTCGGCACGAAGCCTGGTCTTCAGGCATGGCGATGAGGATAAAGAAGTAATGGCAGATGCCATTGGATTGGGCGCTAATGCAATTTTTAACGCCCACATTTTGTTGAATTCAGGAGACAGCCTCTACCACACGGGCCGCGGCCTCTCTGAACAGGTAGGCATGTATATGATGGTTTATCTGGACGGCGTAGATAATGTGGGAGGTGGCTCGATCATTCCGGCCAATGGCTACATGCTGTATGATGGCGAACACCGCAGGAAGGAGTCTGCCATACTGATCGAAAGCCATAACACTCCTTTTATCAGGAGTGATTTCGGCAAATGGCGACAGATAGCCAGGTATAAGTTCGTGATGGAGGATATACCCAGGGAAGATAACCGGGTAATGACGACAGGTGATCCCCTTAAGCCTAAAACGATCTATAAAGGCCACAGTGATTTTGTAAACCGTACGGTACCAACCCTGGCTGAAAAGGCCAACAGGGTATTCTCCCCTTTACCGGTGGAACGTATTGATCTGGATGGCTACCTGCAAAAGTCAGAGTACCACATTTGCAGTACTCACCGTATGTCTGCACAGCCTGGCGAGGGCGTAACGGACGCAGGGCTGGTTCACCATAGGTACCGCAATGTATTTGTGCTGGGTAGCGGGGCATTCCCGACCATGAGCCCGGCTAACCCGACCCTGACGCTGGCAGCTTTGTCACTAAGGGCGGCGGATAAAGCATTTAACAGGCAAAGAGTATAA
- a CDS encoding acyltransferase has protein sequence MILTPDRVLILFLLYTIMDEDMQVLEKEQKKQAVSRPAIRKAEHLQYIHYLRGLAILLIVGFHCRTSYEWSSEIEQRSWFALLTQSTIIFVFIGGLLFQHLNHQHFNFKRYLGKKLKFVILPYILMSIPALANQVLFDDYKPWLPEWMEGSSPAGLIGYMLITGKHLGPFWFIPMISIFYLIAPAMLWLDKQPWFYRFVLPAILIASFFQYEFGYEAPTWESFLYYFPIYMVGMWASRYRRHILALDMKVVLPIAIFYLGITALQVFDVLAIGKNYGFYTELPDNATVVNFGKMKISIACIALLVLFYKIRKIRIPLLDFMANYSFGVYFIHLYVIRITETGLSKAGFSMPFNTLTFIAWLALITGICVAAIFTIKKITGKQSRYFIGS, from the coding sequence ATGATCCTTACTCCAGACCGTGTACTAATCCTTTTTCTTCTGTATACTATAATGGATGAAGACATGCAGGTATTGGAAAAAGAACAAAAAAAACAGGCAGTAAGCCGCCCTGCCATTCGCAAGGCGGAGCACCTTCAGTATATACACTATCTGAGGGGGCTTGCCATTTTGCTTATCGTAGGGTTTCACTGCCGTACCAGCTATGAGTGGAGCAGCGAGATAGAACAGCGAAGCTGGTTTGCCCTGCTTACGCAGAGTACGATCATATTCGTATTCATTGGCGGACTGCTGTTCCAGCACCTCAACCACCAACACTTTAACTTTAAGCGCTACCTGGGTAAGAAACTCAAATTCGTGATTCTGCCTTACATACTCATGTCTATACCAGCGCTTGCAAACCAGGTGTTATTTGATGACTACAAGCCCTGGTTGCCTGAGTGGATGGAGGGGAGCTCCCCGGCGGGACTGATTGGCTATATGCTGATAACGGGTAAGCATCTGGGGCCTTTCTGGTTTATCCCCATGATCTCTATCTTCTACCTGATTGCTCCGGCCATGCTGTGGCTGGATAAGCAGCCGTGGTTTTACCGCTTTGTATTACCTGCTATACTTATCGCCAGCTTTTTTCAGTACGAGTTTGGCTATGAGGCCCCCACCTGGGAGTCTTTTCTTTACTACTTCCCGATCTACATGGTAGGTATGTGGGCCAGTCGATACCGTAGGCATATTCTGGCACTGGACATGAAGGTGGTATTGCCTATCGCTATATTCTACCTGGGCATCACAGCCCTGCAGGTGTTCGATGTGCTGGCTATTGGCAAGAACTACGGCTTTTATACGGAACTACCGGACAATGCCACCGTGGTGAACTTCGGTAAAATGAAGATCTCTATTGCCTGTATCGCGCTGCTGGTATTGTTTTATAAGATACGTAAGATCAGGATTCCCCTGCTGGACTTCATGGCAAACTACAGCTTCGGGGTTTACTTTATCCACCTTTACGTCATTCGCATTACCGAAACAGGCCTTTCAAAGGCTGGCTTCTCCATGCCCTTCAATACGCTCACGTTTATCGCTTGGCTGGCGCTGATCACTGGTATCTGCGTGGCGGCCATTTTCACCATCAAAAAAATAACGGGCAAACAGAGCCGGTACTTCATAGGAAGTTAA
- a CDS encoding glutathione peroxidase, with protein sequence MNSIYDITLTTLDGRKTDLSTYEGKKLLIVNTASECGYTPQYEDLQSFYENYSDEVVVLGFPSNQFGGQEPGSNDQIAAFCQKNYGVEFPMFDKADVKGSDKQPLYQWLTDKDKNGWNDQEPTWNFCKYLVSEEGKLLKFYGPAVNPFDEEVLDIIEKED encoded by the coding sequence ATGAATTCGATTTACGACATAACGCTAACTACGCTGGATGGCAGGAAGACAGACCTCTCTACCTATGAGGGAAAGAAACTGCTCATCGTCAATACAGCCTCTGAGTGTGGCTACACCCCTCAGTATGAAGACCTCCAATCTTTTTATGAGAACTATAGCGATGAGGTGGTAGTACTCGGTTTCCCTTCTAACCAGTTTGGCGGCCAGGAGCCTGGTTCAAATGACCAGATCGCGGCTTTTTGCCAGAAAAACTATGGGGTGGAGTTTCCTATGTTCGATAAGGCTGATGTAAAGGGAAGTGACAAGCAACCCCTCTATCAGTGGCTTACCGACAAAGATAAAAACGGCTGGAATGACCAGGAGCCTACCTGGAACTTCTGCAAATACCTGGTGAGTGAAGAGGGGAAGTTACTGAAGTTTTACGGCCCCGCCGTAAATCCTTTTGATGAAGAAGTACTTGATATTATAGAAAAGGAGGATTAA
- the argS gene encoding arginine--tRNA ligase produces MNIASQLQQAISQAFKDLFDADLPASEISLQPTRKDFDGTHTFVTFPYARLSKKNPEETGKLIGAHLAENQSGIVAGFNVVKGFLNILLQPAVWTTIFSEMHTSEDFGQLEAKGEKVMVEYSSPNTNKPLHLGHLRNNFLGYSVSRILEQAGYEVVKANLVNDRGIHICKSMLAYQKFGDGETPESAGMKGDHLIGKYYVIFDKEYKKEINTLTEGGMHEEEAKKEAPLMKEAQQILRQWEEGDEDTVALWKKMNGWVLDGFSKTYDRMGVAFDKFYFESDTYLLGKDIVEEGLEKGVFFKKDDGSVWCDLTGEGLDNKLVLRSDGTSVYMTQDMGTADLKYEDHGMKKSIYVVGNEQDYHFKVLFAILDKLGRPYAKGLYHLSYGMVDLPSGKMKSREGTVVDADDLMSEMVSTAAEYTQDSEKIKDFTEDQEKDLHEMVAMAALKFYLLKVDPKKRMLFNPEESIDFHGHTGPFVQYTYARTAALGRKAAQVGLSADAELIKNYHQLQPAEQEVIRLLSIFPEKVEEAAAEYSPATISQYVYDLAKEYNRFYSEHSVFQADDEKVRAFRTALTGMTGRVIKKAMGLMGITVPEKM; encoded by the coding sequence ATGAACATAGCATCGCAACTACAACAAGCCATAAGCCAGGCGTTCAAAGACCTGTTTGATGCCGACCTGCCTGCGAGCGAAATCTCACTGCAGCCTACCCGTAAGGACTTTGATGGGACACACACCTTTGTGACGTTTCCTTACGCGCGGCTCAGCAAAAAGAATCCTGAAGAAACCGGAAAATTGATCGGCGCTCATCTGGCCGAAAATCAATCCGGTATAGTGGCCGGCTTTAATGTGGTTAAAGGCTTTCTGAATATCCTACTTCAGCCTGCTGTCTGGACGACGATCTTTAGTGAAATGCACACTAGTGAGGACTTTGGCCAGCTGGAGGCCAAAGGCGAAAAGGTAATGGTAGAGTACTCTTCTCCCAATACCAACAAGCCCCTGCACCTTGGACACCTGCGTAATAACTTCCTGGGCTACTCTGTGTCCCGTATATTGGAGCAGGCCGGCTACGAGGTAGTAAAGGCTAACCTCGTTAATGACCGCGGTATTCATATCTGCAAATCCATGCTGGCCTACCAGAAGTTTGGTGACGGCGAAACGCCGGAATCTGCTGGCATGAAGGGCGACCACCTTATCGGGAAGTACTATGTCATTTTCGACAAAGAATACAAAAAAGAAATAAACACCCTTACGGAGGGTGGCATGCATGAGGAGGAGGCCAAAAAGGAGGCGCCCCTTATGAAAGAGGCCCAGCAGATACTGCGCCAGTGGGAAGAGGGCGATGAGGATACCGTGGCCCTGTGGAAGAAGATGAATGGCTGGGTACTGGACGGCTTTTCTAAAACCTACGACCGTATGGGCGTGGCTTTTGATAAGTTCTACTTTGAGTCAGATACCTACCTGCTGGGTAAGGACATTGTGGAAGAAGGCCTTGAAAAGGGTGTGTTCTTCAAAAAAGATGACGGCTCGGTATGGTGTGACCTCACCGGGGAAGGGCTGGATAACAAGCTGGTACTTCGCAGCGATGGTACCTCTGTATACATGACGCAGGACATGGGTACGGCTGACCTGAAGTATGAAGATCATGGCATGAAAAAGTCCATCTACGTAGTAGGCAATGAGCAGGACTATCACTTTAAGGTGCTGTTTGCCATACTGGACAAACTGGGTCGCCCCTATGCCAAAGGCCTCTACCACCTGAGCTATGGCATGGTAGACCTGCCCTCGGGCAAAATGAAGTCCCGCGAAGGTACGGTAGTGGATGCGGACGACCTCATGAGTGAGATGGTGAGTACGGCTGCCGAGTATACGCAGGACTCTGAAAAGATCAAGGACTTTACGGAAGACCAGGAAAAAGACCTGCACGAGATGGTGGCTATGGCTGCCCTCAAATTTTACCTGCTCAAGGTAGATCCTAAAAAACGCATGCTCTTTAATCCGGAAGAAAGTATTGACTTTCATGGACACACCGGCCCCTTTGTACAATATACTTATGCCCGTACAGCAGCCCTGGGCCGTAAGGCCGCACAGGTAGGGCTCTCCGCCGATGCTGAACTGATTAAGAACTACCATCAGTTGCAGCCCGCTGAGCAGGAGGTGATCAGATTGCTTAGCATATTTCCTGAAAAAGTGGAGGAAGCAGCGGCAGAATACAGCCCTGCCACCATATCACAGTATGTATATGACCTGGCCAAAGAGTATAACCGCTTTTATAGTGAGCACTCTGTTTTTCAGGCAGATGACGAAAAGGTGCGCGCGTTCAGGACAGCCCTTACGGGTATGACCGGCCGGGTGATCAAAAAGGCCATGGGGCTGATGGGCATCACCGTTCCTGAAAAAATGTAG